A segment of the Lycium ferocissimum isolate CSIRO_LF1 chromosome 5, AGI_CSIRO_Lferr_CH_V1, whole genome shotgun sequence genome:
atggcatgaatgagccattttggtaacggcgatGACATAgatgagccattttggtaacggTGATGGcgtaaatgagccaaactattgacgagtagcataaatgagtcattttcgATAGTTCAATGGCGTATTTGAGCCAAGGCCGTCTCAACAAAATCGGGGACCTTAGGCCAAACTTCATAGAGAGGccctaatttttgaaaaatatcaacaatgacaaattttcaatgaaatataagataaagttaGAACAATAAAATCTAGTTTAAGAATTTGATAAGTTGATATAATGATATCGAAATAATTGCGTTGATAATTTGAAGAAGACGTCAAAAAGTAAATCTTTGATCTTTTGTAAGCACTATGTTTTGCAGCAGAATATTTAGGAGTGTAGGAGAGTTGAgaattttcaataataaaagaatagaagaatgatgaaaggaagaagaaataCATAGATATGAACAATAGAATAGTCACCCAAATAAATAAGGATACTAAAATCTACAATTACCTAAAAAAATGTTTACATTCTCCCAATTTTAATGCCTGCCAACGTTACAATTACTctccaaaaaaaggaaagaagttataattttttcctaaaaatattcCCTAGGCCCCACTCCCCTACTTTTTACTTTTACCCCAATATATAGAGTCAAACGTATGAGTACACAatacacttatatacatatatatatatatatatatatatacatatatatatatatatatatatatatatagggactTTAAAAAAAGTGGGGCTCCCAAAAAAGTGAGGCCGTAGGCCATTGCCTCACTTGCCTTGTTATTCAGCCGGCCCtgatttgagccttttccgattCTTATATTGTAGCTACAGTAAGATTCCTTTTTGACTAATCATATTGCTCCATTTTCATTGaaatgaccaaaataccctcAAAATGTCTAAGCAGACATGTTGACCTCCTGTGTGCTAACTccctcttctaatatagtagaataGAAAATAACATCCAACGGCAACATGGTAATCTATCATTGGTCATCACATCAAAAAACGTATATATATTAGATTAGTTACAAACATGCTACTACCTagtctatatatctatataaaggAAGGACATATACAAAGACTCTCCTAGGCCAgcattcatatttttcttttttctcagcTTTTAGGCctttttaccttattttcctgattaaaaaaaaaaagtcggtTGGAACGCTAATAGACACAATTTTTCGTTCAAGTTGCATATATAATTTAACAACATTTCTTTGAGTTCAACATGGAAACACACTTGACgtggctcctctccatttctcttctctccattttcccaaGTTCTACTTTGgattagagacacatggcaTGAGTTAGAATTAATGACTAAGATTTGATTGACTAAAGCAAGGTCCTAACCATGaattttacataattaataaattatccataaatatattaaaattattttctctctcttcctattttacttttcctaagcagtaaaatatattttctccTTTACCCGATTATTTTTcccacttaatttttttccgTACGCAGAAATAgaccccattattcaattggtgatatttttcatttttttcaattatgatgcTTACTAATTCTCAAAATATAGACCCTATTATTcaattggtaattgtatatttctgaaagaGTTGTCTATATTCCGGAAAATATCACCATTAAAGAGTtgtcataattgaaaaaaatggaatattaaaataggaagagagagaaaaatattttaatatatttatggataagttattaattatataaaccaTGGTTAGAGAGTCTTgctttagtcaattaaatcttagccattaattctAATCCATGCCATGTGTCTCTATCTAATCTAATGTATCAAAATAAAATCCGAAACACACGTTCCTCCATTTGGAGAATTTATTGCCCATTAAACTGTCATTACTCAATTACTCCTTCAATCATAACGTGGTTTCCCATTAAATTGAACCTCTTTAATTTCTTTGGCCAATTAAAAATTTATTCGTAAAAACAATGGCACACTCTGTATACTAATGGAAGACCAAGAGCAAGAGAGCATTTCGGCTCCTTTATAGATTTGGTAAAGGTACATTTCCAATTTCTATGTTTGATGGTATATACATGATACATCATGCAAATTCTGCGGAAACACAGCATTTTCACTAATTACACGTTTCGAAAGTttgcatatataatatatatataaatattatatttaactATATTAGAACATTTTTCGTCAGGTCTAGTAAACTTCTTTCTTGGCGTTTGGGTGGAACGATGAGTGAAGAGTTAAGGTTTTGTCTCGAAACTTTTTATAGATAACTTTGAAACGTTACTTTGAGTGTCTCCCTATGATTATTAGGAGTTGCATTGGGCCTTAATTAGAAGCCCTACCCAAAAGTCACGCCCTTTCGGGAATTCGAAGCCTAAAAGTTATTGAGAAATAAGTTCTTATTTTCATCATCGACACCGTTTTGAACTGGATTTGTAACCAAGGAAAAGGTACGCATGAAGAAAACCTAATAGTCACTTCTTGTAATTCTTTCTGAAATCTTTGCTTGCGTTTAGTGATCAGTTACAAATTTAAATGGTGTGTACCGTTGTttcaaaatttatcttatttgtTAGTTAGTGTAtttatcttttcctttcttgcgatgtatttttcaaaagaaaaatactcATATTCGTTCGAACCAGCCAGAATATTTATGCATAGGAAACACAAAGCATAATGTCTTCATCTATTGAATATTTTAGCCTTCTTCTCCTGtgtttttctctatttcttcttctttgtttctttctacAGAGTTACATTGTGGAGAAAACTAATACCAAATTCGCACTCATCTCAAAAGCAACCTTCTTTTGAAATTATATGCGTGGCTTTTATTTTCCTCGGGAGAGGAGAAGCTCATGTAAGGCTCAAAATTATTTTGGTCCTTATTGTGGGTACTAAGAGAGGTGATGTGACACTCCCTAAAACTAGAATTTTTATTTATCGTTTATCTtaatttttctactttttttctccttttttattaCGTGATTATTATAAGAAGTCCAAAAGGCACCTTTTTAGATCCCTACATTGTTGAAGACTCCCTCGCTAGAGGATAACGCTGCTCCATTACATGCCCGTACTAAACCTTTACACTAATTAGAAAGTTCACACTTAGTTTTGTGTTACCggaaaataataagaataaCGTAAAGAAAtatggaggatatttttagaccaatGTGGACGGAAGATACTTGTGAGCCACTTTCATACGTTAggagtatttttgaccctttttcgtaCTTGAAATGTGAGCTTAGAAAGAGCTTTAGCGATTATCACCTTATTTCttttctcatattctttattAACTCTTGATCTATTGTTAAAGATAAGTATTATAGTTATATATTGCTTTCACGAAATTGACAATATGACGACTTTGAAAttaatcccaaaaatattttatccCAAAATTTATTTCTATATTGACTAAGTTTATCGAAAAAGTAATGAAGAATTTCactaaattttatacttacCACGCGAagagcggtcaatatcactagTTTGTATATAATTCACAATCATTGGTTATTAGCCCTTTTCATGTCTTACTGCCCCAAAAGGGCAACTCACAAGATCTGAAGATTTAATCCATACAATCAGgttattttctccaaaatttccATGGCTGGCTTTTGTTTATCCTTTGCAGGTGGCTATGCCTCAATGCTATTTCCCTTATGTGAACTGCTCAGTGCATTGCATTTAGTTTATGTTACTCTCTAAACCTTTCTTCCATAAAATGTTGCTAGAAGTAAATCCAAGCTGACACATTCAGATCTTCTTCATAAACTCACATTTCACTAAATTATAATAGTTGTATCATTATCCCGATTAGGCGTTTACTCCCACCATGCTATCTAACTTACCGCTAATGTTTATTTGGTAGCAGGATATTTCATGATTAAGTTTGAGATTAAATCTATATCGTGTTTGGTAGACGGGTCAACCAAACACAGTAAAACACATTATAAATTTAATCCCAACTTAATCCGACATATCCCATCAAACTTGGAATTATTTAATCTTACTTATCAGGTGGCATAAATTAGTCCAAGAACTATAATACCAAAATAATTTAGTCCGcgaaccaaacgacccttaaGCTTTACTCCACCTATGAAACTAAGGGAAATCCCCTTTTATTCAGGATGCTGCAGCAATTACAGAACActattccaaattccaaattaaaGATTTGACACTTGGCTCTTAAAGATGAAATGAACAGAAGAGGAAGGCAAAACATCAGTGAAAAATGCAATCCATATTTTGTCCCGTCAAACAGATTTATTAGACTTGATAATAACAAACAACACTAGTTCTACACTAGATCAAGTTTCATCTCTACTTCATCATTCACATGTTCCTTGACCACTTAACAGTTTCACAGCTTTGAAGGAGACTTGTAAAAAGCCCATGGTTCGTCGGGAGATGCATACTGAGTCACCTGCTTAATGTTTAGGTAGTTCTCAAGACCCCTgcgagaaagaagaaagagcaAAATATCACTTATCAGCTGTACAACTTGCCAATATCCTCTACTACAACCACATTTTTTACCTTCATAGTGGATTGCTTTTCTATAACATAGCTAATTCCAGAAAGAGAATTTTAAGCAGCAGAAAAGAAACAAGATGGATGTGAAGGGAAAGTGAGGTGATTGCTAAGCCACTTAAATGTTATTCAAGATGGTACCAAAATCAACCAATGAGTGCTTACCATTCCCCAAGTTCGCGTCCAAATCCACTACGCTTTTTACCGCCCCATGGAGGTTGCCAAAAGCATGGCTGCGAGCAGTTGATCCAGACAATCCCTGACTGAAAAGCCTGCAAAGTTCAATTAAGAAGAGGTCATCCCTGATTTTGCAGAAGCAGTACCTTTTGGTATGGATAAAAGATGTTTTTAGCAATTGCGAAACTACTCTCACCTTTGTGAAACGTTCACACCTATCAAGGTCTTTTGACAAAATAGCAGAACCCAAACCATACCTAATAGAgcaaaaagtgtaaaataaggaaaaagaatGTTTGTAAAATAACAGAACCATATATCTGAAGTCTAGCCAACTCACTTGGTATCATTTGCTAGCTCAATGGCTTCCTCTTCAGTTTTAAATGTTTTGACACAAAGAACAGGTCCAAATACCTCCTCTTTCCAGATTTCCATGGACGTATCAACATCAGTAATGATTGTTGGTTGAATATAATATCCTTTCTTTAAGTGCTGCAATTCAATGGAGAATTAAGTCACAATCCAACAGATTGATAAATACAGCACCTGGATACTTTCACCCAGAAGTATTTCTTACCGGAGGCCGTTCGCCACCATAAAGGATGGTTGCACCTTCATTTTTGGCTGTTGAGATAAACTTCATGACCTTCTCATACTGAAAGGTAAACAAACAGTCATTATATACAAGAATTGCCCATAGGTCTActtagaaggaaaaagaaaccaGCAGATAAACATGATCCGCACGTCATTAATGAGAAAGCAAGAAAAACTAGACAAAATTGAAAGCCGATATCCATGTCATTTTTAAAAGATGTTGCTTTAATCAGTGATAACAGAGTTCCTTATATATCTTAAATGACTTCTATACTGATGTGAACTATGGtcatttttttctctattttgatttttttttttttttacaataacTACACAGACCTCCCCACGTCGATTGTATTATGATTTCACCTCAAATTCTTTTTAAGATTTACGCCAACCACTACTTTACTTCACGGTGTTTTGATAGAAACTTCCCTTCAGTTAGCAAATGGTTATTTGAcaatatattttggaaaacacgaTCAATTAACTTTTCGAAATACATAAAttatcttctctcttttttggGTCATCTTTTTTATTACATCAAACAAAATTTAGTTCCAACAGTTCTGAAAGAAATGATATCTCACATCAATAGTTCTTTCAAAATAACATCGATTAAACTAGGGTAGACCAGATGGATATCGACAGCATTCTCCGCCGTTAATACTGGCAGTAGTCACTAGTCAATTAGTATCTAATGTAAAGAACATTCTACAGGATATACACCAAACATATAATTTTCTAACCCATAGTTATGCAATTACGGACAGAACTAATCAGATTTCTTTGGTCAGAATAGATAAACAACAATGGTGTGAATTGAACTTCAAATTAACAGTATTAGCTACAAAAGTTAGGAAAAAATTGTAATTTCTCAGACTGAGGTCCCTTGCATTTTGATAAACTAGAGGTGACATTAAACAATGACAAACACTTTTATGTTTCCTGCTGCATTTAGATATGATCACTGAATCAAGTAGCAAACACCAAAGTTTCAAACCAGAAGAATGTCTCATCAGTACAAGTAAAAACCTTAGagaatttgtttattttttcatcatCTAGAGCTTATCCTATTCTATTGTCCTGGTCAAGTAATAAGTCTCTGTGTGTTGGGGGGAGGTGGTTAAGGTATATTGGAGCATTTGTTATTAACTGGGTACCGAGTAACTCTTCCTTTTCTTAAGAAGGATAATACCGGATAACTCTGTTCACCAAGGGTTGGACGATGGGAAAAAATCACCACGTGTTTTCACCTCAGTTGGtgtttgaacctgagacctcatggtcctcaacccacttcattgaggTCTCAGGGTTCAAACCAAAAGTTTTCCAATGAATATCAGCCACAAGGGGATAGTCTTCCCAAATGAACTCAAGAGAAGATATGAATGTGGTGGCTTTTCAGTGTAGCTTGTGTTTTTTGTTAAGTACTGTTGTTAAATCATCTAAACAGCACTTGACCGTCCATAGGCACTTTCTTTTACCTTCTTTTATTTCCTTAAAACTTGAAGAATATGCAATACAAAACCTTCTTCATTCAGTGAAATAGCCTCTACAAAGTCTCGGACATATCTATCGACCAAATTATAAATGTGGTTGTggaaaaagttttaaatttactttttcttctcatttttcagtttcaaaaaaaaattactgcAAGTACAAAACCATGCTGCATGTTAACTGGACAAATTTCCGGGAGCCGTCACcattatttcattcttttcctgAGTTTTATCCTCCCCACACCAGTCCTTTAAACAAGACAACATCAATAGGTAACAAACTAAGATATGAAGGAATGAGAAAGAGAGAGACCGATAGCTGGAGTTCAAGCATctaatatgaaaaaattacgatACATCACATACAGAAAGAAGTCTGGCAGCATGCGTTTTGATTGTAAAATACCACTTGTTATCTGAGAGAAAAATCTTATAGCAGAGTCAAGGTCAACCCAAAGGGTaattaatttccaaaagagTGTCTAcaagcttgaagaaaatgagtagacttttttcttttcttttcttttcttcttctttttttttttttttttttttaactagtaGACTTTTAAACCTATTCAAGTTGTTCACCTTCCAACCTAATGCTATTACTTACTAATCCACAAGTCTCTTCTACTTATGCAAGAAATCTGCTTCCCAACACTACCTGATGGTATGGCACACTATTCCTGTTCACCTTCCAACCTAATGCTATTACTTACTAATCCACAAGTCTCTTCTACTTATGCAAGAAATCTGCTTCCCAACACTACCTGATGGCATGGCACACTATTCCTGTACCTTCAGTTTCAGTCTGTTATGACTTTATGTTCCATATCCCCCAAACTTATCATATTCACTGTATCTTATCCAGAAGACACTTCCGCGAGTAAGTCACACTGGAGCAGGGAACAAACATAAATTCTCATGAGTCCTTCACTTTATAAGCTACAGTGACATCTATTCAAGGCAACACATAATGTTTTCTCCAAGAAGCAGCACATTTCAATATAGATAAAGCAGCATCCTCTACTAGTTTTTTGGCATAATTTTTTTACCTGTCCACGACTAATGACAGGACCAAGCTTGCAGTCTTCTTCCAGGGGATCTGAGATTTTGATGTTTTTCGTCCACTCCAGAAGTCTGTCCAAAAATTTTGAAGCAATTGTTTCCTGCAAATTCAGAATTTGGTTTCACCAAGAGCTCTAATGTTAGACGATAATAGAAAGGGCGCTAGCATTAAAGGATACATCAAAGGGACTTTGTAATAGTATCGTTTTCCCATTTATGATAAGGTggcatataaaagaaaagatttgaAGTCTCACCCTCTCTTGCCTGATTTCATAAGAGAGCAGATCATCCTGCTCCTTTATTAAAAAGGACATGCCAATTGAAAATGACCCGCTTACTATTTGAGAGCCAAAAGAACTTCCGCTAAGACTAtgactttttttcttctttttatttttcttgggaaatttttgaattctaaaatatattttgttacAGAATACTTTGCGTtcagttaaaaaaataatcttagGTTAAATTAATCAATCTCCAAATTGAAACTAAAATTTAACAATCTAATCTTTGTAGTGTATGATAAGGGATGCAGGCTGTTTTATCCTTTTCTCCGATAAGCTAGTGTGCTCAATCAACAATTAGGATGATCCCTTTCCTGTTCCAACTTACAAGAACTCTGGTAGGATATCGACTTGCTTCCAAAAAACTGAATTAAGCAGGTCGCTCATCCTATACCGAATGGTAGAGCAATAAAGAAGTAGTGATCCATTCTCTCAGTACCACTTAAGAGCTTGTATTCTCTCTCTTTATAACCAATTAAAACTAAGAGCCTCTTCTATTCAAAGGAATGAGAAAAAATCTGGCCCCGCGCTATCTGGAATGGCTCTCCACATATTGTGGAATCCTGATTGACGACAAAAAAGTAAGCTAAATGATTCCACGAATCAAGCAGTTATTTAAATCCAAGACATGAATATGATATAGAAAGTACGTGTGCTCTATGAATTACTTAGTTATTTTATCACTAACATGAAGTACTATTACAGCATCATTTGTTTTGTGAAATGGTCATTTTTGAAGTATTATGTCATCATTATCACGGACCTTGAGCCTCCCATGTCCAAGAACTGACATGACATGCTTAGATTTTCAGAGACACATATTATGTTTGGCTCAGGTACCATTAGCAAACTATCAAAATAGGGAGAAAGTGTCACATCAGAAAGAGAGGTAACTTTCGCCCAAACAAGATTTGTGAGTGCTTCTCCGACAGCCAGCCGTGCCATTTTGGATCCAAAAGACCTTTTATTGGCTGCTCCCCAATTGAGCACGCACCTCCAGTTAAGTCTGTATGGAAGCAGTCTGATTATTTCCACTTGAGTCGACTTAAGTCTTTCTCTCCTCGTACAGTCTTGGCTCTAGTAAAGAGAAAGAATCTCTCCCTACCCTACTGCGGGAAAAAGCACTTTCTATCCTCCCATGCAATTATAAACCAGAAGAAAACTTCATCATGAACagccagaaaaaaaaaaccgagtGACCCCAATATAGTGTTAAGAATACAACTTAAACTAATTATTTGTTCCTTAAGATACCCCCATATCCTCTTGTATTTTTAAGGAATTGCCGGTTGCCAACAAAGGATACAGGACCAAATGGGTATATTTGTACTTTCTAGATAATGGTAAACAGGGTCGAGTCAAAGTTACTAAGTTAAccataaaattgaaaattgacTAAATACATGGCCTTGTCCAACATTTAGCTTGTTACCTGCAATATAAGACGTGATGTTGCACTGCAAATTTGACCGTTTGTCCAAAAGCAGCCAAAAAGAGTCCACTCAACAGCTGTATAAACAATGAGGACACTTAAATTCAGGAGCTAAATCAATTTCCGAAATGCTGCGCAAAGATGACATCAACATGAGGGCCTAGAAATTAATATTAAGATTTCAATTCCAACAGTTTAGGTAATTATTATGTATTTAACACATAACTCCGAGGATAGACCATCGACTTGTAATGTGTTAGTGACCactccaatatatatatatattgataatgTTCctctgaaataaaaaaatattgaaatgaTGGATTTCCTCCTTTCCCAAAATTATCAATTTGTTAAGTATGTGATAGAAAATTCCAGATATGTCAGgaaaagataatattttttagaaGGGAGTTATCATATAGGGTCTAAAAGAGCAAACCTATATCAAGGTCATGAATGTCATCAAACACGACTATTGGACTTTTTCCACCAAGCTCAAGAGTAACTGGCTGCAAATGAAATAGAGAGGCTTAGTTATGTTGAACCAACCAGCATATCAGTTTTGCCAATAGGAACCTAAATGATTATTCAGATGGAAACATACTTTAACAAGTTGAGCTGCAGCGGTCATGATCCTGAACCCTGTGGGGCCACTTCCAGTAAATGAAATCTGCTCACCCAAAGAAGTAAAATGCATTCACCACATGAAATTACATAGCACTAATTGCGGGCACCGATCAATAAACGTAGATACACCTAAAAGAACAATCCAAACCTTATCAACATCAGGATGTGAAACCAAAGGAGAACCAGCTTCATGTCCCAATCCACTTAGTATGTTAAGGGCGCCAGGAGGAAGACCCACCTCTCTACAGATTTCACCCAACTCCAAAGAGGTACTGAAGTTGAAAAAAAGAGTAAATATGTAAATGATGTGGACTAATAATATGGATAATGAAGAGAAAAGATAAGGACTCACATAGATGCCATTTCAGACGGCTTAAGTACTGCTGCACAACCAGCAGCTAGGGCAGGAGCAACTTTCCATGTGCTCATCAATAGAGGATAATTCCTTCATTATGAAACAAGCTCATAAGTCAACCACCtaaatcttttctctctcaccAAACACGATAAATCTAATGAAATTCACAATGCTCCAAAAGATTGATTTCTATTCTCCCTTGCTCGCAAAAAAAGTTACTATCTTTTTAGGAATCTCTAGCACTGTAAATCCTGTGGTTTCTCGCCTTACAGGAATGAACggtaaaataagaaagaaaagagaaagagattcTCTATAAgttgcacccccccccccccccctctctctctctctctctctctctgtcaaCACCCAATTCAACT
Coding sequences within it:
- the LOC132055849 gene encoding aminoaldehyde dehydrogenase 2, translated to MAIPNIRIPCRQLFIDGEWREPVKKNRLPIINPATEETIGDIPAATSEDVDIAVKAARNALRRDDWGSTTGAQRAKYLRAIAAKVLEKKPELATLETIDNGKPWFEAAADMDDVAACFEYYADLAEALDSKKKTEVKLHLDAFKTHVYREPLGVVGLITPWNYPLLMSTWKVAPALAAGCAAVLKPSEMASITSLELGEICREVGLPPGALNILSGLGHEAGSPLVSHPDVDKISFTGSGPTGFRIMTAAAQLVKPVTLELGGKSPIVVFDDIHDLDIAVEWTLFGCFWTNGQICSATSRLILQETIASKFLDRLLEWTKNIKISDPLEEDCKLGPVISRGQYEKVMKFISTAKNEGATILYGGERPPHLKKGYYIQPTIITDVDTSMEIWKEEVFGPVLCVKTFKTEEEAIELANDTKYGLGSAILSKDLDRCERFTKAFQSGIVWINCSQPCFWQPPWGGKKRSGFGRELGEWGLENYLNIKQVTQYASPDEPWAFYKSPSKL